The sequence below is a genomic window from Neodiprion pinetum isolate iyNeoPine1 chromosome 7, iyNeoPine1.2, whole genome shotgun sequence.
ACTACCTGCACAGTAGTCTCGAGGGTGAGGCACTAGACCTTATTGCCGATCTTAATATCTCGTCAGACTCCTTAGCGACCGCCTGGGAGATTATCACTAAACGATGTGATAACAAACGTCTTCTCATTAGTAGCCATATCGACAAGCTTGTGTCTCTTACCAAGATGAAACAAAGGTCTGCGTCATCTCTCAATGCGATGCCGAACACAGTTTCATCAGCAAAAAGTTAACTCAAGGCGTTAGGAGCCCCAGTTGACCACTGGGACTACCTACTAGTACATCTCATAGTGCATAATCTGAACGATAAAACAAGGGAGGATTGGGAAATGAAACTGGGAGCATCATCAGAATTCCCGAGCCTTGGTGATCTAACATCATTCCTAACCGGAACTGTCAGGGCTCTCGAGAACATCTCAAAAAACACGCCATCTCATACTCCGGTGTCAGCTAGTACTTCTGAACGGTCGAAATCGTCATCTCAACGTGTTCACGCTACGAGAGTAGGTGAACAAACTTCGTTGCCATCACTAGCGCAAAGTCCTGCGACGATACATCTGGCGCAAGCTGAACAGGTCACTACTACTAGGGCATCTCAACGGGAGGACTCGTTCATGGAGCTTATACCGAATCTCAACAAGCGCTGCTGCTTCTGCCAGAAGGATCACTTCATTGTGTTTTGCCCGGAGTTCCGAGATATCTCGCCAGCTAACCGATTAAAGATATCACAGAGCTTCAGACTGTGCTTCAACTGTCTGGGAAGACACAATGTCGCGAATTGTCGTCTCACTCGAGGATGTAAGGTATTTCAACAGCGCCACCATACCATGTTGCATGAAGCATCTTCAACAAAGCCATCTGTAGCATCTCAAGTTGCTAGACCTCTCTCGGACACCGCATCAACGCAGACTTCTCAAGCAGCAACTGATCACCCTTCAACCAGTTCATTTCAACAGAAAATGGAATGACAATAATGGTAGTGGAAGTCATCTCAATTTCCACGCCGTCATTTCAAGCGAAACCAGTCATCTCAAACCGATGAAAGAATCACTCAATTCTTTTCTCAGTCATCTCAACAATCTCAAAAAAGGTCATCTCAAACCCAAAAGTTGAAGACATCTGAATTCCAGAAACAGACATCTCAATCAACTTCAAAACCGGCCTCGTGCTTGCATGATAAACGTTATTCTCATACACCAGTTTTACTTGCAACTAGTCTAGTTCAGGTTATCTCTGATGATAACACCTCTCATCAAGCTAGAGTTCTCATTGACCCAGGCTCAGAACTGACACTTGTAACAACTCACTTAGTCAAGCGGGTGAATGCAGCTGTTCAGCAGGTCAATATACCTCTCATTGGCGTGGGAAATACCTCTTTAGGCAAAACTCTCGGATGCGCACACCTCACACTACGGTCAACTCATTCATCATCTCAGACTGACGTCAAAGCTCATATCCTCAACCAGATTACCACTGAAATACCACCCCTTGAACTCACGCAACAAAACTGGACACATCTCAATGAATTAGAACTGGCTGACCCTAACTTTCGCAAACCCGGACCGGTAGACATTTTCATAAGACCAGATAATTTGAGTAAAATCATCACGCCATCTCGAGTAAGATTCAGCAATTCAACAGAACCAATAGCTTTTCACACAATTTTTGGGTGGTCAGTTATTGAGCCCGCCTCATCAAATGATTCAATACAGTCATCTCGATCACTGCACCTCGTAAATAATCATGACCTTCAAGATCTTCTCACAATGTTTTGGGTCCAAGAGGAAGTACCGACCATCTCAAACATATCTCACACAACTGCTGAAGCTGCCTGCGAAGAACATTTTCAAGCCACTCATACTCGAGATCAACCTGGCCATTACCAAGTCAGGATTCCCCTCAGTGATGACATCTCGAAACTAGGCAACTCAAAAGTAATCGCATGAAAGTGCCTTCAGAGACTTCTCAAAAGACTCTCATCTGACCCGTTCTCAACGAAAGATAATAGTTTTGCACAGAATACGAGTCTATAGGTCACATGGTTCCTGAACCGTTTGACTCACACAAGCCATCTCATGCTTACTACTTTCCTCATCGTGGAGTTTTAAGAGAGAAGAGCACATCCACTAAGCTACGGGTAGTATTCAATGGATCCTGTAAAACGACATCTCCAGTGTCTCTCAATGACATTATGCACACTGGACCCAAAACTCAATCAGACATCCTCGATGTTCTGCTCTGGATTCGAAAACACAAGCACGTCTTCATCACTGACATAGTTAAGATGTTCCGTCAAATACAAGTACATCCAGAAGACTGGGATGTACGGCGAATTCTCTGGAAAGATGAACATTCTCAAGTCAGATCATATCAACTGATAACAGTGACACACGGAACTAGATCTGCTCCATATCTAGCTtgtcgatttttcaaacagcTGGTGGGGGATGAAGGTGAAAACTACCCACTAGCAACTGGCCCAATTCTAAAGGGTATTTATGTTGATGACATCTCAGGCGAAGCGGAAACTTCAGAGCATCTCCAAAGAATTGCATTTCAATTAAATCAGATGTGCCTCTCAGCTTGTCTACCCTTAGACAAATGGAAGAGCAACTGCAAAGACTTCTCAACACCAACAAGCTCTCAAGTTGACTCATCTCAAGTCCACTCATTTGAAAATCAAGAAGCAAAATTACTAGGAATCTCATGGCACTGTTATCAGGACGTCTTCTCATTTCAAGGTAACATCTCAATCAAAACGTCAATAACGAAACGGTCAATTCTATCTGTTTCGGCAAggtatcgaatagttaaatgtgtgtctcgcgacactcaaaatcgtcctcgcacatgtacgcacactcgcgtgcaatgtttacttgccgtctctgcgtcaaatctcgccgcttgcccgtgtcgcgactcaaaacccatcagctgtatctcatgtattgtctactatctcgaaatcatgtatgtgtataatctatatgttctctcgctctgtaaaatcttcactctctgtaacgttctcttgcgatacggttTGTATCGCCTCATCGAAACCAATAAAAATCTCAATTATCGGTATTCATCATCTCTCTTCATCTCAACAtcactttcgtttcattcacacTCGTTCACATCACGaattcgcggatcccacgtcgatgatccatatctttttgCCTTCTCTCTAAACACTTTCAGAAGTTGCACAACTTTTTTATCTTCTCGGTCTCATCTCACCAGTTGTCATCAGAGCGAAAATCCTAATGCAACAGCTCTGGTTAGAAAAGTTGTGTTGGGACGATCCACTAACTCCTGAAATTGTTCATAAGTGGATATCCTTTCGTGAAGATCTTCATCAGCTAGCAAATCTCAAAATTCCCAGGTGGCTCAATCTGCATTTTCAAGCCCTTTCAGTTAAAATTCATGGGTTCTCAGACGCATCTCAACTAGCTATGGCAGCGCAGTCTATCTCAGAGTGCCCTTCTTAGATGCGGAATCGAAAGTTACTCTCATTTGTGCAGACTAAACTTGCTAAAGTTGCACTTCTCAAATGTATCACAATTCCTAGACTGGAACTATCCGCAGCAGTATTGGTGTCCAATCTAGTGAAACACACTCAGAAAGTTCTCGACCTCTCAGATGTACCTCTTTTTCTCTGGATTGATTCATCCGTCACGTTATCATGGGTAAAGAGTAGTCCAGTGCGATGGAAGGAGTGCGTTGGAAATCGAGTCTCATCGATCCAGGAAGCTACTTCCTCCGCTCATTGGCGATTCACTTCTGGCAAACTCAACCACGCAGACTGCGCATCGTGAGGTCTAAGTGCATCTCAACTAATTGAACATCCATTGTGGTGGAATGGACCATCATGGTTATGTCGAGAACCCGAATTCTGGCCAACTATGATACCGCCATCTCCTAAAGACGATCTCAAAGAAAGACCTGGCATCTCCCTTACTGCAGTCTCATATCAACCACCACTTTGGGATCTCATAGACCTGTCTCAAGTTTTGACATCTTACAGAAACTTAACAAAGCTGCTTCGGATCACTGCATTATGTCAACGAGCCATCTCCTGCTTCAAACGAATACCAAACTCCAATCTGACCATCTCACCATTAGGCCCAGCTGACCTCGAGCAAGCACGACATCATTAGATCAGAGCTACTCAAACAGCCTACTTGTCGTTAGAAATCTCATCAATCAAAACCGGAAAGTCTCTACACAAGTCATGTCCTCTCAAAACTAACTGCCAGACTAGATTATCTCGGAGTATTGCGAGTGGGTGGACGTCTCCAGAACTCACAACTACCTCCCGATCAGAAACAACCCGTGATACTCCCTCGGAATTGCAAGCTCTCAGAACTCATCATCGCCGATGCTCACTCACGAACTCTACATGGTGGAACTCAACTGACCCTCTCACACATCAGACGCAACTACTGGATTATTGGGGGGAGAGCCCCAATAAAATCATTCATTCAGAGATGCCTCACGTGTGCTCGAATTCGCGGTGTTCGAGTATAACAACTCATGGCTCCCTTACCGGAAACTCAAGTCACTCAGTCACTATTCTTCGAAACCACGGAAGTGGACTACGCTAGACCTATCTCACTGAAGACATTTTAAGGACGAGGTGTGAAGAGCTACAAAGGTTGGATATGCGTTTTTGTATGCTTCACCACCTCCGCAGTTCATCTCGAGGCCGTCTCAGATTACTCTACTGAAGGATTTCTGAAGGCATTTCGAAGTTTTACCAGTCGCAGAGGGATATGCAAGACCCGGTAGAGTGATTGTGGAACAAACTTCAAGGGAGCAGACGCTCTTCTCAAAACCCTGTTTACTCAGACAACTCAGGTATCTCAGGAGCTGCGCCGACTTCTCGCCAACAATGGCACCAAGTGGGCCTTCAATCCACCCGGAGCTCCTCATATGGGAGGCAAATGGGAAGCTGCAGTAAAGTCGACAAGGTGTTCTGACCATTTATTTCACATCGATGCCGTAATAGTCCAGGGCATTTAGATCAAAATCAGccggaataaagaaatttttggagACAGCAGATATCGAGATGCGGTTTTTTGCATTGGGTTCAGGAAGGTCCCAGGAAAAAAGTCTATATCGTCTGGTGGggccatttttcgaaaaatgcatTCTGGGCCAATAAATGCACTTTGCAATTGCataattacttgcaatattaTGAGAACGACTGGAAACTCGGAAAAATCGCTCGGAAATcgttactcgggggtttttggggatGCTGAATTCAATTCTGGCGTTAGAATTATCCGAAAGCGTTCAGGGTGGCTCTGCGGGGGAGCCCGGGGGGTGATTGGGGGGAAAATTGCAGCGTCCATGAAAACAGACGAAAATcgttactcgggggttttgGGGGATGCAAAATTCAACTCTGGCGTCAGAATTATCCAGgggtataaattataaacattttaatttaatatcgaatcatattacacatattataataaaaaattcgttcgAAAATCTTTCCTGCCTGAAAACTAGATTCGACAAAGGCGCCAAAACTATCAAGAGAGCACAGTATCGTTACCGCGGGTACCGACGTGAACAGAAAGTTTCTGTATCGACTGGAGAGCAAAAATACATACAGGACTAgaatttgtgatttttcactttttccaTTACTTTTTCCCGTAGAGCAACGGGAAgcaatttgtttataatatgTGTAATGTGATTCAAgattaaattaaaatgtttataatttatacccCCAGATAATTGTAATGCCAGAGTTGAATTCGGCTGCCCAAAAACCCCGAGTAGCGATTTTCGTCTGTTTTCATGGACGCTGCAATTTTCCCCCCAATCACCCCCCAGGCGCCCCTGCAGAGCCACCCCCGAACGCCACCGAATAATTCTAACGCCAGAATTGAATTCAGCatccccaaaaacccccgagtaacgATTTCTGAGCAATTTTTCCGAGTTTCCAGTCGTTCTCATAATATTGCAAGCAATTATGCAATTGCAAAATGCATTTGTTGGTCCAGAgtgcatttttcgaaaaatggccCCACCAGACGATATAGACTTTTTTCCTGGGACCTTCCTGAACACACTGCAGAAAACCGCATCTCGATATCTGCTGTTTCCAAATATTTCCGATTTATTTCCTATCTTCCCTGGACTATAAGCTTAACTTTCTCTCCTGCAGTCGAAGAATCGCGGATGGGCAATGGTATGAATGAAAGGGTGCCAGCGCTTGTACCGTACTCCCCAATGGTATGTGCCTTATTCGAATCTTATCACGCAGTGATGAATACATGTTCGCATCCCTTCAATGTGACCTATGTggtgtaacgctaaattctgttaccctcggatgaggacttaccgttgacactttggcgcgattctctacttatccgcaatatcaaactataacaaaataattacgttgggcgccagacgcgttagcgtcgattttcaaacaataatgcaaatcaataaaattaacacaaaaccgtacaaaagagataaatagagaacccgttgtatggctggctaggcacaggtacgatcgcgtacatcccggtagagtggcggaattcaaggcagctaacagtaattccagaattaaagaaaataacaaaataaagaataaactccagGCAAAAGGgaaatgaacaggtcaatcgatcatatattgtcgagaaggttacatgattgagacaggcaaataagatggtatcgatagcggtagttaataaaataaataatcgttctTCACAAAAAgttcggtagaatagcagtaaacggtagctttagaacgagagacggtagttaacagagaaaaatgcaCGTAGGTCGagagatgcgatataatgcaagagttGACTTagaactacacgtcactgggcgacgtgatcttacccaagttgcaaatgacgctacgaaatTTAGtattctgtcaattagaaCGAGAGAACTGTACTGCGATCGGTAGCAAACAACGTGACGATAGTTCGGTAGATGATACGACAAATTTACCATAGATTATAACCAGTATGAAAGATTGACATTCAgtaacaatttaccaagtcggcaaacgatcgactaggtagccttcggtagaattattcataaacggtAGATTCGACAATTTATAATGGTTACGTActtgaggaattaaataatgattt
It includes:
- the LOC124223344 gene encoding uncharacterized protein translates to MIEQNWAKFEADHEKLTSSKSDISIEHDYFKQHVYENMMQFFVAAQAALKTRIAELEAANQPTGASFADVSLPTESHARPSLPGISIPRLSGHLSDWRPFSEMFVSVVENQPAISAVEKMHYLHSSLEGEALDLIADLNISSDSLATAWEIITKRCDNKRLLISSHIDKLVSLTKMKQREDWEMKLGASSEFPSLGDLTSFLTGTVRALENISKNTPSHTPVSASTSERSKSSSQRVHATRVGEQTSLPSLAQSPATIHLAQAEQVTTTRASQREDSFMELIPNLNKRCCFCQKDHFIVFCPEFRDISPANRLKISQSFRLCFNCLGRHNVANCRLTRGCKSSQQSQKRSSQTQKLKTSEFQKQTSQSTSKPASCLHDKRYSHTPVLLATSLVQVISDDNTSHQARVLIDPGSELTLVTTHLVKRVNAAVQQVNIPLIGVGNTSLGKTLGCAHLTLRSTHSSSQTDVKAHILNQITTEIPPLELTQQNWTHLNELELADPNFRKPGPVDIFIRPDNLSKIITPSRVRFSNSTEPIAFHTIFGWSVIEPASSNDSIQSSRSLHLVNNHDLQDLLTMFWVQEEVPTISNISHTTAEAACEEHFQATHTRDQPGHYQVRIPLSDDISKLGNSKVIA